The stretch of DNA TTCTAAAGTCAGATATGATATAAAAGATTATCGTCCCCACGCCCTTCCCAAAAAGTCGTAAAGATGAGCGAGGAAGTAGTCGCAGGATGGTCAGGATTCCAAGACCTAACCCATAAACGAGATGATCGACGAGGATTTTTCCTCCCGAGCGTAATCTTTTAAAGAGCATAGTGTCTTTCCGTAAGGCTATGTGTGATGTTGCGCATGGTTATAGCAAAGCTTTTTTACTAGAAAGGAATAGATAGGAGCCTAGCAAAATAGAAGCTTTTTTGTATAAATTGCCTCTTCAGTTGAAAAAAAGCTTGTCACAATCAGGAAGGTTTTTTCTTTAAAGAGGAAGAGGCTACTTGAATGATCACCTTATTCCCGGATGTTCTTGCTGTTAAAGCCAAAGGCTCTCCATCTTGATCAAATAGTGTAAGTTTCCGCAAGTATTCTCTAAAGCGGTGCCGGATTCCTGCCTCGTCAAGGATCATGTGTTTATTGGTTTCGCGATCTTGCGCAATAACTGCTTGAACAAAAGTGTCTTCTAAAGTTTTTTCGTCTAAAAATTCTACAGCCCAATGGATGAAGTGTTCTTTTTGAGATTTTATAGGAGGCTCCATAATGATGGTAAGCGCCATATTATTTTTTACCACATCCAGGAATAGATGGCTGACGTCTTTTACGTAAAGAGGGAGGTCCATTTGATAAATTCCATGGTTCAAGACCAAGGGGGCATTCTGTTCGAGATAATAATTTTGAGGATTTACAAACTGGCTGTTTTCTACAGGGAAAAATAGAAGAACAGGAAGATTGATATTCAAGGGAATAAATTCTTGTTTTAAGAACAGGAGTCGTAAAAAATCCGCTTGCGGATCGTTTAATTCCACATAGCTATTATCAAAGGGAATAAATACTTTTTTCCAATCTTCAGGAACAGGATAGACGACCTCATCAAGATTCCCTTGAGCTAGACGACTGCGGTCTAGCTCTTCGAAAGAAACCTTATTGAGATTAAAAGTCAGCTCTAATCCGTGATCCTTTAAAGAAGAAACGTATTCCTTAGGACCACTTACTTTTTGCACTAAGTACTTTGGCCAAACATCAAGGTATTCATATCCTTTCGGAGCTCTCCCTATAGGTTTCGTAATTGTGACAGAGATATCCTCTGTCACGAACTGAGTTAGACGAATGAAAATATCTTCCGACGTTACACTTTTGATATTTTTGCGTAGGTGAATGTCGGAATCCAAACAAACCAAATTATATGGGTTTATTGTTTCTATCCAACTTTCTGTTCTTCCTTTAGCACTAATAACAATCTCAAGGTTCGTAGGGCGAAGTTTTTCGATAACCGATTTATTCCCGGTTATCATCATGGCTACTTTTTTCTTCAACAAACCATTGGCTTGCAAACCAATAACTGTTTGCTCTGGAGTTAGATCAATTACACGTACAGGAATATTATGAAAGGTTCTTGTTACCGTAATGGACTGGTTAGCTAATGCCCAAATGATAATGGCAAAGCCCAAAGAAACTAGCTTTTGGAGCCAGTTACGAGAAACCCAAGAGACGAAATTGATCATTTTTTACGCATCCAGGAGATAATAGGGTTTGTCTTTCGTTCATTGCGAGTTAGAATACTTCGTAAAATGGCTTTAAATCTATCCATTTTCACTCCGCGAGTTAAGATCCCATCTCGGGCTAAAGAGACAGCTCCGGTCTCTTCCGACACAACAACTACGAGAGCATCGGTGCGTTGACTAGCACCCAGTGCTGCTCGATGGCGAGTCCCCATGGAGCGTGAGAGTTGTGTGGTATCATGGGCAAGAGGGAGAATCACTCGTGCGTAGGAGATAGTTTCTCCTTTCATCAGAACAGCGCCGTCATGTAAATGGGAAGACGGTTCGAAGATGGCTTCAAGCAGTTCTTCAGAAAAGTCCGCATTGATTTTTACAGCAGAGAGATTCAGCAGCTCATTTAAGAGACGCTCGTTCTCCAGTACGATAAGAGCTCCTATTTGTCGTTCGGCCATGCGATAAACGCAGGCCGTAAAATGATCAATAAATTCGTCTTGCAGGTTGATTACGAATTTTCCTCTGCGTAAGCGCACCCTAGAGAGCGCAAGACGAATTTCTGGTTGAAAGATAATAAACACTACGATTGCCGCAATATTGACTACATGGAGCATCAGATTGCGAATAACAGGGAGATGAAGCTTTTCTGCAAGAACAAATAGACAAAGAAAAGAGAGCAGACCAAAGACTAAGTCCATAGCTGCTGTTCCCCAGAAAAACTTTAGTAAGTAATTGAGGACCACCCAAATTAAAGCTATCTCCAACAGAGGTGTGGCGTAATACATTATACCTACGAACATCTATTAAGATAACCCTAGCAGTTGAAGTGTTTTCATTATTTTTCAACAGAACAAGAAATTCTGCAAAATCCCCGAAACTTATCATAAGCGAAAAGCGAACCGAGCCCAAGGAAGGTTTTCAAGAACCCCCTAGGGAGAGGACTCATCCCCAGTTTAGCTGGAAGAGGGTTAATGGCAAAGTATTTTGTGGAAAAGGACGACTTTAACAACTAATGACAGGGAAACGCGCATAGTATATAACTACAGAGAATGCAAGTAGTGTTTGATTTGGAGAGCCAAGTATGAGTGCTGAGATATTGGCGAGGGTGCAATTTGCGCTGTTTATTGGGTTTCACTATCTCTTTGTTCCTATTAGTTTAGGATTAAGCATGATGATAGTTCTTATGGAAGGGCTCTACCTGTTTACGAAAAAAAGCATTTATAACCAATTGACTTGGTTTTGGATTAAAATTTTCACTCTGACTTTTGTGGTTGGGGTTGTTACTGGAATCATGCAAATTTTTTCTTTCGGAGCCAATTGGTCTCGATTTGCAGAATATACAGGGAATATCTTTGGCATGTTCTTAGGAAGCGAAGGCATGTTTGCTTTTTTCTTGGAATCAGGGTTTCTAGGAGTCTTGTTATTCGGTCGACATAAGGTATCCAAGAAAATGCATTTTTTCGCAGCTTGTATGGTAGCTTTAGGGGCGCATATGAGCGCTTTTTGGATTGTTTGTGCAAATTCTTGGATGCAGACTCCTGCTGGTTATGAAATGGTTATGCGTAATGGAGTTTTGGTTCCTCAAATGACTTCTTTTTGGGCTGCGGTATTATCTCCTTCTGCTTTGCAGCGTTTCACGCATGTTGTCCTTGGAGCTTGGTTATCAGGAATATTTCTTGTTTTATCGGTAAGCGCTCATTATTTGCGCAAAAAGCGTCATACAGAGTTCGCGGAAAAAGGATTGAAGCTGGGGGTGTTTACAGCTTTGATTGTTTTGATGTTACAGCTTTGGTCGGCAGATGTCACAGCTCGAGGAGTTGCTAAGCATCAGCCCGCAAAACTTGCTGCTTTTGAAGGAGTTTTTAAAACTCAAGAACATACGCCGATCTACTTGTTCGGCGTTGTTGATATGAAAAACGAGCGCGTTATTGGCATTCCAATTCCTTCCGGATTATCTCTTTTGGTTCATCGAAATGCGAAAACTCCCGTTAAAGGCCTAGACCAGTTTCCCAAAGATGAGTGGCCAAATGTGGCTTTTGTTTTTCAAACGTATCACTTAATGGTCATGTTATGGGGAGTTATGCTCCTTTTAGCTTTGATAGCTTTGGCTGTGCACAAGAAGAAAACTTGGGCGTGTAGGAAGGGAATTTTATGGATACTTTCGCTTTCTGTATTCTGTCCTGAGTTGTGTAACGAAATCGGCTGGATCTCTACAGAAGTAGGCCGTCAGCCTTGGGTTGTTTATGGTTTGTTAAAAACTAAAGATGCAACGTCACCTATCGTTCATTCTGGACAAATTTGGCAGTCTTTAATTCTGTTTTCAATCGTTTTTATCTGTTTATTGAGTCTTTTCGTTTCGCTTCTTTTGAAAAAAATTGGCGAGGGACCTGATGAAAAAGATCTTATAGAAAGAGATTTGTGAGGGCATTCATTATGGAAATTTCTTTAACAATGATGCTTCCTGTTATTTGGTACGCAATTCTTTGCATCGCTGTATTTGCTTACGCTTTAGGGGAAGGCTTTGATTTGGGATTAAGCACGATCTATTTTCTTTCTAAAGAAGAGAAGGAGC from Chlamydia suis encodes:
- the cdaA gene encoding diadenylate cyclase CdaA gives rise to the protein MFVGIMYYATPLLEIALIWVVLNYLLKFFWGTAAMDLVFGLLSFLCLFVLAEKLHLPVIRNLMLHVVNIAAIVVFIIFQPEIRLALSRVRLRRGKFVINLQDEFIDHFTACVYRMAERQIGALIVLENERLLNELLNLSAVKINADFSEELLEAIFEPSSHLHDGAVLMKGETISYARVILPLAHDTTQLSRSMGTRHRAALGASQRTDALVVVVSEETGAVSLARDGILTRGVKMDRFKAILRSILTRNERKTNPIISWMRKK
- a CDS encoding cytochrome ubiquinol oxidase subunit I, whose amino-acid sequence is MSAEILARVQFALFIGFHYLFVPISLGLSMMIVLMEGLYLFTKKSIYNQLTWFWIKIFTLTFVVGVVTGIMQIFSFGANWSRFAEYTGNIFGMFLGSEGMFAFFLESGFLGVLLFGRHKVSKKMHFFAACMVALGAHMSAFWIVCANSWMQTPAGYEMVMRNGVLVPQMTSFWAAVLSPSALQRFTHVVLGAWLSGIFLVLSVSAHYLRKKRHTEFAEKGLKLGVFTALIVLMLQLWSADVTARGVAKHQPAKLAAFEGVFKTQEHTPIYLFGVVDMKNERVIGIPIPSGLSLLVHRNAKTPVKGLDQFPKDEWPNVAFVFQTYHLMVMLWGVMLLLALIALAVHKKKTWACRKGILWILSLSVFCPELCNEIGWISTEVGRQPWVVYGLLKTKDATSPIVHSGQIWQSLILFSIVFICLLSLFVSLLLKKIGEGPDEKDLIERDL